One Mycobacterium kubicae genomic window carries:
- a CDS encoding PadR family transcriptional regulator codes for MSLRDAVLAALLEGESSGYDLAKEFDASVANFWMATPQQLYRELDRLAEQGLIRARMVHQERRPNKRMYSLTETGYEAIQHFTSRAPRPSVIRDELAVQVLAADAGNAVAVRDFVAERLAWASAKLERYERFRARMLDGRTEDEYLGQAERVGPYLTLLRGISFEQENIRWAERALAVIGQRLPQT; via the coding sequence ATGTCACTACGTGACGCGGTGTTGGCCGCGCTCCTCGAAGGGGAGTCTTCCGGCTACGACCTGGCCAAGGAATTCGATGCGTCGGTGGCCAACTTCTGGATGGCCACGCCGCAGCAGTTGTACCGGGAACTCGACCGACTGGCCGAACAAGGTCTCATCCGGGCCCGCATGGTCCATCAGGAACGTCGGCCCAACAAGCGCATGTACTCGCTGACCGAGACGGGTTACGAAGCGATCCAACACTTCACCTCCCGCGCGCCGCGGCCTTCGGTGATCCGCGACGAGCTTGCCGTTCAGGTGCTGGCTGCTGACGCCGGTAATGCCGTGGCGGTCCGTGACTTCGTGGCCGAACGGCTGGCATGGGCGAGCGCCAAGCTGGAACGTTACGAACGGTTTCGCGCTCGCATGCTCGACGGCCGAACCGAAGACGAGTACCTTGGCCAAGCCGAACGGGTGGGGCCCTACCTGACGCTGCTGCGCGGAATTTCGTTCGAGCAGGAGAACATTCGGTGGGCCGAGCGGGCACTCGCGGTCATCGGGCAGCGGCTGCCGCAGACCTGA
- a CDS encoding nuclear transport factor 2 family protein: MTSQNPFRAAVEARDAAALEALLADNVVFTSPVAFKPYVGKPITAAILRGVMRIFENFHYIREYGDGHDHALVFETGISGAPGVLVTGCDFLHVNDDGLIDELMVMVRPLTGAQALSEAMGAQFDRIQREALEGVSN; this comes from the coding sequence GTGACTTCGCAGAACCCCTTCCGCGCGGCAGTCGAGGCGCGCGACGCGGCCGCCCTCGAGGCGCTACTCGCCGACAACGTGGTCTTCACCAGCCCGGTCGCCTTCAAGCCGTACGTCGGCAAGCCGATCACCGCCGCGATTCTGCGCGGGGTGATGCGCATCTTCGAGAATTTCCACTACATCCGGGAATATGGCGACGGTCATGACCACGCGCTGGTGTTCGAAACCGGGATCTCCGGGGCACCCGGGGTGCTGGTCACCGGTTGCGACTTCCTGCACGTCAACGACGACGGACTGATCGACGAACTCATGGTGATGGTGCGGCCCCTCACTGGCGCCCAGGCGTTGTCCGAGGCGATGGGCGCCCAGTTCGACCGCATCCAACGCGAAGCGCTCGAAGGGGTGTCGAACTAG